One stretch of Streptomyces peucetius DNA includes these proteins:
- a CDS encoding glycoside hydrolase family 15 protein codes for MTQRTQRIEDYALIGDLQAAALVGRDGSVDWLCLPRFDSAACFASLLGNEENGHWRIAPEGAGACTRRRYVGASLVLESVWETHTGTVRVLDFMPQRDEAPDVVRIVEGLSGTVDMRGTLRLRFDYGSVVPWVRRADGHRIAIAGPDSVWLRSEPPVKTWGQQYSTCSSFTVGEGDQVAFVLTWHPSHKPRPDLVDPYEALKHCLQDWETWSSKCRYQGPYRDAVLRSLITLKALTYAPTGGIVAAPTTSLPEDIGGVRNWDYRFCWLRDSTLTLSALVSAGYLDEAAAWRDWLLRAVAGNPADLQIMYGLAGERRLAEMELSWLGGYADSVPVRVGNGAAEQLQLDVYGEVIDSLFLARQAGLAPERHAWNIQLSLLGFLEAKWREPDEGLWEVRGPRRHFVHSKVMAWVAADRAVRTLESDPTLRGDVGRWRAMREAVHRDVCEKGFDPVRGTFTQSYGSAELDAAVLLIPRVGFLPPDDPRVVGTVDAIRRELGSGPLVRRYTPDANHVDGLPGREGTFLVCSFWLADALRMTGRETEARDLFERLLAIRNDVGLLAEEYDPSTGRHLGNFPQAFSHIGLVTTALALTGQETAG; via the coding sequence GTGACCCAACGCACGCAACGCATCGAGGACTACGCCCTCATCGGCGACCTGCAGGCCGCCGCTCTCGTCGGCAGGGACGGCTCCGTCGACTGGCTGTGCCTGCCCAGGTTCGACTCCGCGGCCTGTTTCGCCTCTCTCCTCGGCAACGAGGAGAACGGCCACTGGCGGATCGCGCCCGAGGGCGCGGGCGCCTGCACCCGCCGGCGCTACGTCGGCGCGTCGCTGGTGCTCGAATCGGTGTGGGAGACACACACCGGGACGGTCCGGGTCCTCGACTTCATGCCGCAACGGGACGAGGCGCCGGACGTCGTCCGCATCGTCGAGGGCCTCAGCGGCACCGTCGACATGCGCGGCACCCTGCGGCTGCGCTTCGACTACGGCTCCGTGGTGCCCTGGGTGCGGCGCGCCGACGGGCACCGGATCGCGATCGCGGGACCCGACTCCGTGTGGCTGCGCAGCGAACCCCCGGTCAAGACATGGGGGCAGCAATACAGCACCTGCTCGTCGTTCACCGTCGGCGAGGGCGACCAAGTGGCGTTCGTCCTCACCTGGCATCCCTCGCACAAGCCGCGGCCCGATCTCGTCGACCCGTACGAGGCGCTGAAGCACTGCCTGCAGGACTGGGAGACATGGTCGTCGAAGTGCCGGTACCAAGGCCCCTACCGCGACGCCGTCCTGCGGTCCCTGATCACCCTCAAGGCGCTGACGTACGCCCCCACCGGCGGCATCGTCGCCGCGCCCACCACCTCGCTGCCCGAAGACATCGGCGGCGTGCGGAACTGGGACTACCGCTTCTGCTGGCTGCGTGACTCCACCCTCACGCTCAGCGCCCTGGTGTCCGCCGGCTACCTCGACGAGGCCGCGGCCTGGCGGGACTGGCTGCTGCGCGCCGTCGCCGGCAACCCGGCCGACCTGCAGATCATGTACGGACTCGCGGGCGAACGGCGCCTGGCCGAAATGGAACTGAGCTGGCTCGGCGGCTACGCCGACTCGGTCCCGGTCCGCGTCGGCAACGGCGCCGCGGAGCAGCTCCAGCTCGACGTGTACGGCGAGGTCATCGACTCCCTCTTCCTCGCCCGGCAGGCGGGGCTCGCGCCCGAACGGCACGCCTGGAACATCCAGCTCAGCCTGCTGGGCTTCCTCGAGGCCAAGTGGCGCGAACCGGACGAGGGCCTGTGGGAGGTCCGCGGCCCCCGCCGCCACTTCGTGCACTCCAAGGTCATGGCCTGGGTCGCGGCGGACCGGGCCGTACGCACCCTGGAGTCCGACCCGACGCTGCGCGGCGACGTGGGACGCTGGCGGGCGATGCGGGAAGCCGTGCACCGCGACGTGTGCGAGAAGGGCTTCGATCCGGTGCGGGGCACCTTCACCCAGTCGTACGGCTCCGCGGAGCTCGACGCCGCCGTCCTGCTCATCCCCCGCGTCGGATTCCTGCCGCCCGACGACCCGCGAGTGGTCGGCACCGTCGACGCGATCCGGCGGGAACTCGGCAGCGGACCGCTCGTGCGCCGCTACACCCCGGACGCCAACCATGTCGACGGGCTGCCGGGCCGCGAGGGCACGTTCCTCGTCTGCTCCTTCTGGCTGGCCGACGCACTGCGGATGACCGGCCGGGAGACCGAGGCGCGCGATCTGTTCGAGCGGCTGCTGGCCATCCGCAACGACGTGGGCCTCCTCGCCGAGGAGTACGACCCCTCGACCGGCCGGCACCTCGGGAACTTCCCCCAGGCGTTCAGCCACATCGGCCTGGTCACCACGGCCCTCGCGCTCACCGGGCAGGAAACGGCAGGATAG